cctccatccctccaacccttcctccttacttttcGTCCCCTTCATCAATCATcaaccacccttcttcctctcctccaccccctccctacTCTTCCTACCCTCTATCAAccactcatcctcctctcctccatcccctcaacccttcttcctcccatcccacctcctcaacccttcctcccGTTCCCTCCATCAACCATcaaccacccttcttcctctcctccaccccctccctacTCTTCCTACCCTCTATcaaccacccttcctcctcctcctcccccacatcccttcaacccttcttcctcccctcccacctcctccccttcctccccttcaacccttcctcaTACCTCCGCCTCGTCCGTCTGGCCCCACCCTTGCCACGAACCATCATATTCCCTgcacagccccgccccgcccctcctcgCCCCGTCCCCCGCGGCGCCTGCCCTGGGTGGCTTGTGACTCGGGTGGATCATTAGTGTCGACAAACCCCCTTAATTAGACCATAGAGAGATGGGTTTATGGGCGCtgagacgagtgtgtgtgtgtgtgtgtgtgtgtgtgtgtgtgtgtgttactgatggACGTGCagagatgaaaatagataattcagtatcccccccatctctctctctctctctctctctctctctctctctctctctctctctctctctctctctctctctctcgtgccatcAACGTTTTGGGTGGAGGTTCCGTTGCGTTTTGACTGCAGAGGTCACGTGGCTCAGAGGatgcgatgatgatggtggtggtggtgatgttggcaatgatggtggtgagtggtgaaaggggtgatggtggtggtggtgatggaactGGTATTATGCTTTTGTTATAATGACCAAAGCATAAACACAACATCtagaaaggaaggcaaaagacGAACACAGCGCCAACCCAAAGCAGCGATGCCAAAcgagttgaagaaaaaaaatgttatagtgATGAATCCAATACTTTATAGTGACATATAAGGAACGCCACTTCAGGTCAGACAAAACTGGGCATAGTAAAAGGGAAGAGCCATACTGCTGTGAAGGGAATGGGGCGCAAAAATACTAAATCAAATAAGAGttcctgatgatgatggtggtagaagTGGCCGTGgttatggcggtggtggtagtgatggtggtgatcgtagTAGTGGACAAAGGTGGGAATAAACAGCAAAACCATTTAATCTGATATGGGTAAGTCActgatgatcgtggtggtggtggtggtggtagtggttgtcaAGGTGGAGGACacgggtgagggagaggaatggatgtTATCGGCTGGGGAGGTGTCCTGTTTCAACggtgagaaagagaataaagtgacggatgtggtggttgtgttggtagaggttgtgatgatggtggtggtcacgGATAAATTCGACTGGAAAGAAGAGGCCGATGCTGCACAGGAAGGTAATGATGTAATGTTGAAATACCAATAACTGTTCACCATTTTCCGCCGCAGCGCTTGTTTTCAACGCGGCCGTGTTCGAGTCTCATTACCAACTCAAAGCACAACGACAGTTTCTTACAGGTTCTTCGTCGTCGTTAAATTTCACATGCTTCACCttcaattagttttttttttttcccttactgaGAGAAAATATATCAGTTAATCCGTAAATGTGGTTCATAGAAAGCTTGCAGGGAAGGGGGTCCCGCAAACTAATATTGTAGAAACTGATGCTAAAGAAATAACTCATATCTGCTTTAATTTTAAAATACTGAGCTTTGGAAAGTAAATTATTTTCTATAAGTATTCTATGGCTTTTAATGCTTACCTTTTATTATTAACATCTTTGGGTCTTTAAAAGACAGATcaactatttttttctaaaaacaaCTATAATTTTCATCTCATGACGAGCAAACACGTGCAAATActccaaggaaaaaaataattgaaaatgaaGCATGTgactcactaaatcagcttcctcgaggttgggcgttctgtatcgtctcggccagttcttcttccccgcaccgTTGCTAGCCATATACAGAGTAGAGTCTAACGGCCGTATTATTAATGTCTCCCATCTCCCAACTAACAAAGTGAATATTAACTGCATGAAAGGGATGTgaacaaaaaagtaataaaaagtgtTTATTCTGTAGAAAAGCTTTGTACACAATACAGGTAATTACAGTATGTACACGAGGCGAGGCTGAGCCGCGGCGGCGCCATCAGCCAGGGGGCGAGGCGCCACCTGCTGTGTGGTGTCCGTCGCCCCCCGCCACGCCGCCGCTAGGCCCCACCTCAATGGTCCCTCAGTCACCTCACACTTTCGATAGACACTAGCAAgtaatatatgtgtatatatatacgtgtatatatatatatatatatatatatatatatatatatatatatatatatatatatatatatatatatatatatatatatatatatatatatatataatgccttGAATCACACTAGAAGACATGCTCACGCTCACTCACTCTTTGGTTTACATCTACACAGGTTGTTCAATATTGAGGTTCTCACTCGGCGGACACAGCACCACGCACCGCAGGCCGACCCTTCAAACATCACCTTTGTCAAAGTGATCTTGCAAAAGTCAGTTTACTTCTTGGCGTGGACAGCTTTCAACAAAGGTAAAGTATTGCTTCCTCGGGATTTGCTGCGGTGCGTTGAGCTTCAAGTAGGAACTTTGGCTTCCAATCGTATAATATTACATGCACACGAGCAAGTTCGCCTCGGTAATGGTCCGAGCTGGAGGAACAGAGGCGTGGGTCACACAGCACCAGTGTTGGCACGACACCGCCAACACGGGGATGGACAATGACTggacaaatatatatatttcagccAATTTCCATTTCACCCCTGCACTGTTGGCTGTACACTGCACTGACGTGATCAGTTGGGTCAGTTAGTTCGAGTGTCTTTACAGAGGCTCTTCGTCACATCACATCGTTGGCACTGTTGCTCAGTTGGAGCTGAACGCGGGACTAATGTTCACGTCAGGACAGAAGCCAGCGCTTGGAAACACGACCAGTAAGAGACCACTGGGCACTAAGACTTTTCCTCTAGCACATCTCCATGGCATCAGCAGCAGCTCTCCGCCgtcttgttgctgctgcacgaGCCCCAAACGGCCGCCGGTGAATACATGTTGTACTCTTGCCCGACGCATGAACCTCCGCCTCGTCATTACCGCCACAGGAAGGTCAGGGGCTTCTTAGATTTTGGTGACCTGCCCGCAGCGCTCTTGAAGGGGTGGCACAACAGAATACAGGTTGACGTGGGTGTGAGCTGGGCGGGAAAAGCTTAGAATTGAATGGCTGGGGTTGGAGTGTGCAGGGGGAGCGAGGGTGAACACCGGCCCTTGGTGTGGGCGCGTGACGGCGGAGAAGCCAGCCTCGCCCTCTGCTGCCTTGTTACCCTTGACGACCAGCGACTCGTCCAGAGTAACATCTGCGAGAGTGCGGTTCCAGGTGCCCCACTTGGCGGGCGTGGCGGTGGCGGTGTGTCCTATGGCAGCAGCTCGGGCGCGGCGCCACACCAgccccaccagcagcagcagtgcTGCCAACACTCCCGCCCCCGCCCCCAGCAACATCTCCAGGGACATCGGGGGCTCGGCCTTGTGGACCAGCGGCAGCGTGGGCATGAGGCGGTTGTTCTTGCGGGCGTGGGCGGCGAGGGTGATGTTGTGGGTGTCGAGGGTGAGGTGGGCGGAGCGGAGAGGATGACCCACCGGCCCCGTCATCACCTCCACCTGCACCTGGTACACCGTCTCGGGCCACAGCGTCAGGTCCACCTCCGGCAGGTCAGTGTACAGGTGACCCTTCAGTCCGCCGCCCTCCACCTCCCACGTCACCAGGTAGTCAGCGCCGCGCGGACTGAGCGGCGGCCACCACACCTTCGCCGCCACCAGCCCCgacgcctccacctccgcctcgtGCAGCAGCGGCCACGCCCCTTCATCGCCGACGTCGATATCGTTGGACTCAGCGCGGTCGCGAGTGGCCTGCGTCAGGGGCATACCGAGGGCGGGCTTCACGACGCCCTTGGGGTGTGCTGGGGGAGCGTAGGGCGTGATAATGACAGACAACACACCTGACTCCGCCACGGCCACCAACTTCATGTCTGACCCGCTGCTGAGGTCGTCTAGGGAGGCGCCGAAGTCAGCAGTCTGATGGCGGAGTTCCCAGGCCTTGCCGGGTGAGCGTGTGAAGAGTGCGAAGACCACGTGCTCGGAGGGGGAGTGCAGGCCCCAGGACAGCGACCACTGCGCCGCCGTGCCGCTGAAGACGAGTGTGAGGCGGGAGTTGTGCTGGCTGAGGGGCACCACCTTCCTGGGATGGGCGGCGTGGAAGTCGCAGGAGGCGTCGCATCCTTCGTCCTGTGCCACATATGGGTTAGTATTGCTATTTTACGTGACTGACACTTACTAACTAGGTGAACAAACTTGAGTTAATACATTACGGGACCAATACAACAACTAAAAGACAACTGACAAACGAAATGTGACTTGGTACTTACACACATGTCAGGCTGGCCGCAGGTGAGGCTCCAGATGGGGAAGTTGGTGGCCAGCATCTCGCACGACTCCCAGCACTGCGGAGAGGAGGAAAGCATGACACAACTGGGCAGTGGGATGAGGGTATAGGGCGGGGAGAGGAAGGCTTGatgggaagcaagggaagggtcACGCAACGCAGGTGCACATAGCGAAAGACACCTGGCTGCTAAACAATTTGTCTGGAGGCtgctgggggaaggggagggtaaagtTGCTTCTTATTAGGCTAATGCAAGACTTAAAGGAATATTCTTAGCATCGATTTAGCGACCACAAAGTAAGCAAAGCCTTGCGGCGGGGAAGTAGACTCTGCTGCAGGTGGTCTTTAGACTAATTCGCTTTCTTCTCAGCAAATTGGCAATACCCGACGCAACAAGCGAATATTAAAGCCACACCTGAGAAGGCAGACTCAGGCAAACACTCGATGATAATCTGTGGGaatcggccacacacacacacacacacacacacacacacccacacacacacacacacaattattcaGGGCTTTGCAAATTACTCCTGTTAAAACATTCTTAGCCTTCTAACACAATTAATGAGCCCGCCTCGACGTCAATCGCTACATTCCCTACATTTTAAGTCAAATTTATGAGACGAAACGACGATACATCAACATCCCTTgtccgagagcgagagcgagagagagagagagagagagagagagagagagagagagagagagagagaaacccctaCGACCGggtctaaacacacacaaacacgcacaaaaaAGGCAACACAACTTCCGACGTGACTGTTCGTTTTCTCCCTGGAATCATTTACGTCAAGACCATgtggggggggcagggggcgggGGGCAGGGTCATGGTCACCCACCCCCACCTGACCTTCACTTGttcctccccgtgtgtgtgtgcgtacgtgtgtgtgctGTCGGGACCCTAACAAACGAGGAACCTTAGACGCCGAAAGAAAGCGATCTGAAGTAGGTAGGGAGAGGCGGAGGTCTTCCCGGCGCCCATCCTACCGCCTTTGTGCTCGCAGGCTAATACTCAATGCAAGTCGAGGGCGTCCTTTGTCCCTGCGCCCGTGTATACCCGCAGAGCCTCCACCATACACACGCCCGTCCGCCCGTCCTTGTCTAGCCGTTCTTTATGATGCATTCTTCCCGTTTTCCGCTATTCTCCGCCTCCGCGTCGAGGGTCTGCTCATTAACATAACTTGCGCCCCATAACCAGCCGCTCGAATGCCTTCCGTGGGGTTTCTAAGATTGTGTGTTGGTCTGGCTGGTCTAAGATGGTCCCGCTGGCTTTCACGGTCAAGATGGCTACAGTATACAACACAACGTTAGCTACAAAAGACTTACAACCTGGCTGTACTGTATAAGAAATCGCTCTAAACGCCATCTGTGGGTATTTTCCTCTACTATTTGGGTCTGTGGATGGTCTCAAAGCCTCAAAGGGTCAATAACGTCAGTTCGTAAAAAAAGCTAGGGAACAGACTTATGATCCGCCTCTGCCGTATAACAAATCACCCTTAATGCCATCTGTGGGGTTTTCTTCTAATGCCTGGCCTGGTAGTTGGTCTGAAAGCCTCAGTTAATAACGTCAGAATACAACCTACGTAAAATAAGCTACAGAATAGACTTATGAAACGCCTCTGCCGTATAACACATCACCCTTAACACCATCTGTGGGGTTTTCCTCTACTGCCTGGCCGTGTAGTTGGTCTGAAAGCCTCAGTCAATCACGCCAGGATACAACACAACGTAAACTATAGAACTGGCTTTCGACCCCGCCCTTTGCCCTACAATATATCATAAACGCCTTCTGTCGGAGATTTTTTTCGACTATTTAGCTCTGTGGTTGGTCCCAAAGCTTTCCAGGGTCAGTAGTGCCAGAATACAacttaaaaaacaaaaacaaaaatccactcctaaaaaaaacacataaaaaacaccAATTATTTTTctcgtatgtaaaaaaaaaagccttcatttttttctactataaacaaaaacacacaaaaaagattaaTTTTCTCTCTGATAAACAAAATTAACGTAAGCTACAGAACAAATTTATGAGCCGCCCTTGGACcataactatataaaaaaaactttattGCAATCGTAAACGCCTTCTGTGTGGATTCCTTCTGCTATCTGGCTCTGTGGTTGGTTTCAAGGCCTCTCAAGGTCAGGAGCACCACAACAAAACACAAGCTATAAACAAGACGTATGACCTGACCTCGGTGTCACATAACTGCCCTTCAAAACGCCTGCTGCCTGTTAGTGTTTTCTTTGCCTGTCTGATTAACTGGCTGGATGATCTCGGGGCACAACAACACAGGCTCACAAAACAAGATGCATGACCCGGCCGTCCGTTCGctgctcctacacacacacacacacacacacacacacacacacacacacacacacgaactcatGATGTATGGTAATAAAAAACATTATGCTTATTTATGCATGTTTAGTCGCCCTTTATAGATTCTGGTCGACACCGGGGGACAGATAAACCGCTGGACTTTATAAAACACgccaccacgcacacacacacacacgcactccacccccccccacccccccggcaGCCAtataaaccaccaccatcaccaccggagGCCGCTGTTCAGAAATGCAAAGTGGACAATATGCAACATGGCTTTCGTTCCCATAAATTGGCGACTAAAACAAATGCACAGCGCGGGTCCAACAACAGCACTCCCAGACCGCATATGACGCTACATGTGTTACAATCAGCCACGAATTTATGTTCCCCGTGCTTGTATACACTCGACTATAAGTATTGAATTATGAAACAAATGGcctataacgtaaatttgatgcGCGCAGATTAAGTCAATAGACAAGAGGGTAGAaggctcggaggaggaggaggaggaggaggaggaggaggaggaagggagggagggagggagggagggagtaaacgtaaagagggaagggaaagggaggggaggagaaatgggagatgCGTGCGAAAGAtttacaccaaaaaaataaataaactaataataaataaatattaatataatGCAAAGAGACATGcaaacggtgagagagagagagagagagagagagagagagagagagagagagagagagagagagagagagagagagagagagagagagagagagagagagagagaaagtggtatgaggagggtgggagggaaggcaagaggtaaggaatagggaaaggcaaggcaaggtaaggaagggtcggtgggagggagggagggagagggaaagaggtagagagggaggaggaagactatgCACGAAATCTCTATAAAAACTTCCTTCATTATCCTCCCGCTCCTCACACCGGCCCCTCCCGCCTATCATTACCCATCAAGGCAATCGATCTATCCTCCCGCCCCTACcctaacctcccctcccctccccaccactctCTCTACCTCCCGTCCCTTTCACTGATTAACTCTTCGACAGCACGCCATTGACACCGAAAAGaaggattgtagtagtagtagtagtagtagtagtagtagtagtagtagtagtagtagtagtagtagtagtagtagtagtagtagtagtaagaggaggaggagcagtattAGTTGTTGTTTTGTGATGGCAGTGGTAGTATCAgtcttattatcatttttagtaatattagtagtgatATCAGGGTAGTAGTAGGGGCAGTGGTAGTAGTGTttgtgatagtaatagtagtagtgtaaCAAAAACAATAGTAGATAGACTAGTAGCGGTAGTAACAAATTGATACCAATCCCAAAgaacagacaaaaacaaagaaggataaaggaaggaaggaagttgagtaGGAAGAGTGGACAGAAGGTCTTGGCTTGGACGTGCCGGAGCCAGTCGGCTGGTCGGCTGGCTGGTCGGCTGGTCGGCTGTCCTGTCGTACCGGCAGCCGTGCAATAAATAAGATGGCGGACAGTTAATTTGGCGAGGGTAAGGCTACACGCGGTCAAtttgtagcagagagagagagagagagagagagacttttgggACACAGACAAcgctagttctctctctctctctctctctctctctctctcacacacacacacaagagagagagagagagagagagagagagagagagagagagagagagagagagagagagagagagagagagaggatgggaggggggggggtctgcTGAGCTGTTCTCCCCAGATTCTCCACGGCTGTCCCATGaacttttatcattattgttcctGCCATTACCATTATTACTTGTGCTGTTTTCATTTTAggcacgattattattattattattattattattattattataattatcaaaattattattatttataactGCTATTTTTAAAAGATTGTACTAATACAACTATTACGATTACTGCTGCTGTTGTACTACGcataataacaactactactattaaaaaTACGCATTCTAATACCAATATTACTACcgttactacaacaacaacaacaataaatactactactactactactactactactactactactaataataataataataataataataataataataataataataataataataataataataataataataataataataataataataataaaaacaacaataatagtatgaaaaaaaatgttttaccattatttttttctcatgatCATTAATATCCTGACTGTCACCCCCTTCCACCGCCgtcacccccatcatcatcagcgGCCATTAGCGCAGTCCCGATGCGGCGTCCCTACACACTCCCTGTTCCTCCCAGGCCGCGGCCCGCAGTGCTCGGCCCACAACTCGATTTTCTTTATGACTCGAATTTATGCGGATGTCTGGCTAGGGAGTGAGAGCCAGGAATTAGGCTTCATTTATGGACGACAGGCcggcatactctctctctctctctctctctctctctctctctccgtaattaCCAGATATTGGCTTGCATGCTTGcaatcttcgtgtgtgtgtgtgtgtgtgtgtgtgtgtgtgtgtgtgtgtgtgtgtgtgtgtgtgtgtgtgtgtccagcatgTGTTTGTATTGTTTACATTTATTCTCCCTCGCCATGTGTGCATATTGCTGTGTGTACGTCCTGTGTACGCCCCCCGCCTGAAAgcagaatcaggaggaggagcagcagcagcagcctcaggAGCCGCAAGGAGGAGTGGCGGCGCAAGGCTCCGTCCGACAACCCGGGCACGGCCGCGTTTCGTACGCTGGGAGTTTCTCGTACCAGGGCCTGGGGGCGATTTCCTGCACTGAGAGTTTCTTCCCGATGCCGCCTGATCCGCCGCGGTGCTGCCCTGCCTGCCCGGCCAGTCCCGGCTTTCCTGAAGGGTGTGTAGCATCGCCGGGCCGGGCATGAGCGAGTGAGTGATGGCAGTGTTTTCACGGCAGCGCCTTAAAGCTGAGGGCCGTACACGACAGATCTTTACATAGATAGTTGATGCAAAGGCGACGAGTCGGCACTTGGCCAATCACCAGCTCACTCTGACGTAAACACGGAGGCAGCGGCGGCTGATTGGCCCGCTACTTGAGGCGGCCGTCAAGATTGCCTTTCTGCAATAATCCCGTAATCATTATCATTTTGTTTAAGACTATCGATAAATTTTAGCGGTTTACAATAAATTATAGTCCACGACATGAAATTTACAACAAGTGGCCGGGGGAGTGGGCGGCCAGGAGCTACTTGGCCCGCCGCGGCGAGGCGGCAGGGTCCGCGGCCCCCTTATAAGGCAGACATTGTGTGTTTAAACAGGTGAAATATGTGGCCCACGTATGTGGAGCGCGTACTGCCTCCCTTGTTTACATTTCAGGCCGATAGCGGAATACGAAAACAACAATCGCCAATACACAGCCGGACACTCGCGGGTGAGGGTGAAGGTCGGCGCCGTGAACAGCGTAGTACTCGCCGGCTGGAGGCAGAACAAGGATGTGAGTCCCAAGTCTTGTACCAAGCTATGCGGGGCT
The DNA window shown above is from Eriocheir sinensis breed Jianghai 21 chromosome 15, ASM2467909v1, whole genome shotgun sequence and carries:
- the LOC126998981 gene encoding uncharacterized protein LOC126998981 isoform X1; this translates as MAARSAWTVAAVLLLVLVGAASAVDLQAALKMAQCRAHCLDKFLGDEVTQHESACHHDTHCYQCWESCEMLATNFPIWSLTCGQPDMCDEGCDASCDFHAAHPRKVVPLSQHNSRLTLVFSGTAAQWSLSWGLHSPSEHVVFALFTRSPGKAWELRHQTADFGASLDDLSSGSDMKLVAVAESGVLSVIITPYAPPAHPKGVVKPALGMPLTQATRDRAESNDIDVGDEGAWPLLHEAEVEASGLVAAKVWWPPLSPRGADYLVTWEVEGGGLKGHLYTDLPEVDLTLWPETVYQVQVEVMTGPVGHPLRSAHLTLDTHNITLAAHARKNNRLMPTLPLVHKAEPPMSLEMLLGAGAGVLAALLLLVGLVWRRARAAAIGHTATATPAKWGTWNRTLADVTLDESLVVKGNKAAEGEAGFSAVTRPHQGPVFTLAPPAHSNPSHSILSFSRPAHTHVNLYSVVPPLQERCGQVTKI
- the LOC126998981 gene encoding uncharacterized protein LOC126998981 isoform X2, which gives rise to MLATNFPIWSLTCGQPDMCDEGCDASCDFHAAHPRKVVPLSQHNSRLTLVFSGTAAQWSLSWGLHSPSEHVVFALFTRSPGKAWELRHQTADFGASLDDLSSGSDMKLVAVAESGVLSVIITPYAPPAHPKGVVKPALGMPLTQATRDRAESNDIDVGDEGAWPLLHEAEVEASGLVAAKVWWPPLSPRGADYLVTWEVEGGGLKGHLYTDLPEVDLTLWPETVYQVQVEVMTGPVGHPLRSAHLTLDTHNITLAAHARKNNRLMPTLPLVHKAEPPMSLEMLLGAGAGVLAALLLLVGLVWRRARAAAIGHTATATPAKWGTWNRTLADVTLDESLVVKGNKAAEGEAGFSAVTRPHQGPVFTLAPPAHSNPSHSILSFSRPAHTHVNLYSVVPPLQERCGQVTKI